One genomic segment of uncultured Desulfobacter sp. includes these proteins:
- a CDS encoding PaaI family thioesterase: MKKYPFLEEIGLEVLYEKDGESELAIDLTEKHSTSWGSMHGGVTMTLLDVCMARAARSADPEESGAATIELKVSFFQPGGRIGQRVTAKGRLLHNSGRMFFCEGEVWNGEKLVAKALGTFKIFHTAKSSKS; this comes from the coding sequence ATGAAAAAATATCCTTTTTTGGAAGAAATCGGCCTTGAAGTTCTTTATGAAAAAGACGGTGAATCGGAATTGGCAATTGATTTAACAGAAAAACACAGTACCTCCTGGGGATCCATGCACGGTGGTGTGACAATGACATTGTTGGATGTCTGCATGGCACGGGCTGCACGCTCAGCGGATCCGGAGGAGAGCGGGGCTGCGACCATTGAGTTGAAAGTCAGTTTTTTTCAACCCGGTGGCCGGATTGGTCAACGTGTGACCGCGAAAGGCCGTCTTTTACATAACTCAGGGCGGATGTTCTTCTGTGAAGGGGAGGTTTGGAATGGTGAAAAACTGGTTGCCAAGGCGTTGGGCACTTTCAAAATCTTCCATACTGCAAAGTCGTCTAAAAGCTGA
- a CDS encoding tRNA pseudouridine(38-40) synthase TruA, with translation MAQEKLHHYLIHIQYLGFRYHGWQKQSGVKTIEAMIEKTLGFILEKSRFRILGTSRTDSKVSANQSAFMLFVRDALDMEVLQSKLNINLPNDIRVTGVEEKSRTFNIIRSPKLKEYLYLFAFGCKSHPFCAAMMHTVPEDLDIELMKQGARLFEGQHHFGSYCTKPGPKTCLERDIRVCRIEENTEFQASFFPEKSWLLRIQASGFLRYQVRLIMGQLFKLGKKDIDLNRIKQSLSGSQALPLKEIAPGSGLILNKIIFQID, from the coding sequence ATGGCACAGGAAAAATTACACCATTATCTGATTCATATCCAGTATCTGGGTTTCCGGTACCATGGCTGGCAGAAGCAGTCAGGTGTAAAAACCATTGAAGCCATGATTGAAAAAACGCTTGGCTTTATCCTGGAAAAATCCAGGTTCAGGATTTTGGGCACCAGCCGGACCGATTCAAAAGTCTCGGCTAATCAGTCAGCATTCATGCTTTTTGTCCGTGATGCACTGGATATGGAAGTACTGCAGTCTAAATTAAATATAAACCTGCCCAATGATATTCGTGTGACAGGCGTGGAAGAAAAATCCAGAACTTTTAATATTATCCGTTCTCCCAAATTAAAAGAATATCTTTACCTGTTTGCATTTGGATGCAAAAGCCATCCATTCTGTGCGGCCATGATGCATACGGTTCCAGAAGATCTTGATATTGAATTGATGAAACAGGGCGCCAGGCTGTTTGAAGGGCAGCATCATTTTGGTTCATATTGCACCAAACCCGGCCCGAAAACCTGCCTTGAACGCGACATCCGTGTCTGCCGGATTGAGGAAAACACCGAATTCCAGGCCAGTTTTTTTCCGGAAAAAAGTTGGCTGCTCAGGATTCAGGCATCTGGTTTTTTAAGATACCAGGTCCGTTTAATCATGGGCCAGTTGTTTAAACTCGGGAAAAAAGATATCGATCTAAACCGCATTAAACAATCCCTTTCAGGCAGCCAGGCCTTGCCGTTGAAAGAAATTGCGCCCGGGTCGGGCCTGATTTTAAATAAAATAATATTTCAGATAGATTGA